The uncultured Desulfuromonas sp. genome contains the following window.
GATCATAATGGTCTGATGGCAAAGAGATGGTTGCATAGCTGGCGTCGGTCAGATGCTCTTTGTTCTGTCGCGCCAGATGAGGATTGTGACAGGCGGTACAGGGATCGGAATTTTCCGTAAACCAGCCACCGTTATTGGCGCCGTATTCCGGGTGGTTTTTCATGTAGACCCAGATGTCATACAGATTGTGGTTGGAACCGCCGGAGTCTACCTGATTGAACTGGGCCATGATACTCGTTGGTCCATTGACGTGACCGCCGAAAGTTTCGGCGTAGTCTTTGTTGACCATGGATCCATTGGTATCCTGGTAGCTACCACTATCGGTATGGCAGTAAAAACAGAACAGGTCGCTTTGTTGATAATCGCTGCTTGCGGTCAGCTTGGCGGTATTAAACGTGTCAGCGAACAGTCCAAAAGCAGAAGGCCCACCGTTGTCCGGTCCCGGTTCCAGATCGTCGATGCTGGCATGCTGCTCATGACAATGAGCACAATTGCCGATAGCGTAAACTTCGGGAGGAGGGAAAGGCCCTTGAGTGCGTTTGACACCACTGGTGGCATTACCGTGAGCAGAGAGGGAGTAGGTTTCTGCGTCAACAACAACCGAGCAGAGTACCAGCGACAACACGCTGACCATCGTTGGCCAGAGCTGATGCATGGGAAGCATGGCAAGCCCCTTATCGTCATAAAATTAAATAACAATTCGTCGCAGTCCATCGCAAAGTTGATGGAAATCTGCCGACATTCATGTGAGCAGTGTAGGGGAAATTAGATAGAAACGAAAGAATAATCGTTTCTGGGGGGGGGTGGGGGAGAACATGGCGGAGCCGCTGTCATGGCTCCGCCATGCGGATTTCGTTAATAGAGGGGAATCAGGGCATACCCTTGGTTCTGGTAACCGATCAGTGAGGCAAACGTGTTGCCGACCAGCACTACGCCGGGAAACAGATCGGCTGTGTCGACGGCAAACAGATCGGCAGCGACATTGCAGGCTTCAAAATAGACACCCTGCTGTTTTAAGTCGCTAATTTTTTTGATCAGGGCTGTTTCGTCTTCTTCGCTGTTGAATTCCGAATCTTTACTGACAATAGATACGGCCGCGCCCCGCAGCGTGATGATGAAATCAGGCTTTACGCCCTGATCTTTGAGAGTAACAACGGTTTTTTCAATGACGTTGAAAAACATCAACATGGATTGTGCTGAAGAGATGTTGACATCAAATACGGCTTTGCCCGTGGTCATTCCGGCCAATGCGCGATGATCATTCGGGACCTTCTGCGTGGCCAGTGCGGGAGTGGAGATGGTAACGCAGACGAGAACAAGCAGACACATTATGATGCGAGACATAGAAACTCCTTTGAGAAAGAATAATCATTTTATTGTGAGGACTTGTGCTGCGTTTGTCAATCTCATAGCTGCCCAAAAAGGCACTAGCTTGAGCACTTTCGTAGCAAACTCGGGACTGTCCCGTTTTGGCTGCTTTTTCCCTTTGAACTAATGCTTGAGCACACTCAATTTCGTCATCGGAGTGACCACCTGTAGGAGCGAATTTATTCGCGAATTGTTCTGGTCATTGATGCTTTTTATGAGGGGAATTCGCGGCTGAAGCCGCTCCTACAATAGACAATTCCAACTATGCTGAAGTACTCGTGCCGTCCATAGTTGTCCCCTATGCCAGGCTTTGTTTCTGGATAGAATTGGTTATACTCTGAATCCTCTGTTTGCTGGTGCATTACTGCGGTAGGGAAATCGCTGTCGTGATGAATTATCTGGGGCATTGCTTGTTTTAAGACATATAAGGCGCCAAATGCATTGCGGTCATTCTGTCCGATGTTTGCCGAGCGAATCCGGCAGACGATCAATGATCTGGGGAGTCCTAATGTTGATCCTTGGATTACCATCAGTGTCGGTTACGCGTCCATGTCGCCTCGGCCCGGACAGGATTGTGAACAGCTGGTACGTTGTGCCGATCAGGTCTTGTAGCGGACTAACCCGAATTTCTCACCAATAAATAGAATAAGGCTGTATTTCGTGGCATAAATGTAGTGAGACCAATCACTTACATAGCGCGAAAGGAACAGCCTTATGAAAACAGAGTGTAACACAGAGCAACTTGAGTTTCATAGCTTTGGTCGGCGTGAAATTATTGGTCAATTCGATGGCATCAAGATCAGTTCCGATGGCGGTGGCATCCTTCTTCGAGAGGTCGAAAAACGCACCGGCATATTGCGTCGTTTGAGTCAATGCTTCACGGACTATCGCAATCCAGAGATGATTACCCACAGCCTCGAATCCTTGATTAGCCAGCGCATCATGGCGCTGGCATTAGGCTACGAAGACCTCAACGACCATGATGTTTTGCGCCATGATGCCTTGCTCAGTGTTTTAAGTGGTAAGTCCAATGGAAAAATGGGAGCCGGGAAAAGCACTCTCAACCGTCTTGAACTGACACCTGCGACGGGCTCAAGTTCATCGCGCTACAAGAAGATTGTCGCCAATAGTGACGCTATGGACGAGCTTTTGATTGATTTCTTTCAGAAGTCATTCAGTGAAGTTCCAGAAGAGATTGTCTTGGATGTAGACGCTACAGATGATCTAATCCACGGTACTCAGCAGGGGCGTTTTTATCATGGCTATTATCGAAGCTACTGCTATTTGCCGCTGTATATTTTTTGTGGGGAACAGCTGTTGTGCGCCCGCTTGCGTACGGCGGATCAGGATGGTGCCGCCGGAACAAAAGAAGAACTGGAACGCATTGTCCGACGCATTCGCCAATCATGGCCGGATGTTCGCATCGTTGTGCGTGGAGACAGTGGTTTTTGTCGCGACGAGATTATGACTTGGTGCGAGCACGAAGAAAACCGCGTGGACTATGTCTTGGGATTGGCGAAAAACTCTCGCTTGAAGACACTGATAGAAGAGGAGATGGAACAGGCGAAACAAGAGCATGAGCAGACAGAAAAAGCCGCACGGGTATTCAAAGACTTTCACTACCAGACCCGCAATAGCTGGAGCCGGTCCAGGCGCGTTGTGGGCAAAGCGGAATATTTGTCCAAGGGAGAAAATCCCCGCTTTGTCGTAACGACACTGAGCGAGGAAAAAGCGGATGCCCGCAGCTTGTATGAAGACATTTACTGCGCCTGCGGCGACATGGAAAATCGGATCAAGGAACAACAACTGGCCCTGTTTGCCGACCGGACGTCCTGTCATGAAATGCGTGCCAACCAATTGCGCCTGTATTTTTCCAGCTTTGCCTATGTTCTGTTACAAACTCTGCGGCGCATCGGATTAAAAGAAACGGAATTGGCCAAAGCACAGAGCGAAACAATCCGTCTGAAATTACTGAAGATTGGCACCCGGATCAAAATCAGCGTGCGCAAGATCTGGCTGTCATTTTCAGAAAGCTATCCCTATGCGGACTTGCTGCGCCAAGTTTTGGGGAATCTTCAAAAAATACCGATACGCTGTTAAGGCCAAGGGGAATAGTCAGACAAAATCAAGAGGAGAAAAAAACGAAACCTGGGAGAGGTGCGCCTTTTTTCATAAACATATTGCTCAACGCCGACCCATTTGAGTCATTGATGGAGACTGCATTCCACAGGAAGAGCCAATTTGACTATTGGACAGAACAATAGGCGTGATTTTCGCGAAAATCACGCCTCAAAAAACAGTGGTGAGAAATTCGGGCTAAAAGGGCTTGCTGGAATTGCATTCAGGGTCCTGTGGTTTAAACGACATGGAAGGGCGGTGTCAATTTGTCAGGAGAAGCCTTGTTTGGCGGGAGCTTTGGTCGTCTTATGCCGTCATGCATTTTTGAGCTGGTAAGGGTTTCTTGGGATCTTCTTGGTTCTGTTTGAGAAACAACAGCCCCGCATCATTTGATGCGGGGCTGTTGTTTTTGTCCGGCAGACATAATGTCCGCCGGAGTTATCGGTTGTCAGATAGAGATTACGGGCGCGTTGCAATGTTGGTGTCTGCATCAGCTCCGAACCATTCAGCACCGGCTGCATAAGCCACTTCATCAATCGTGATGCTGCCGGTCAGGCTGCCGTTTTGCAGCCAGTCAATGGAGTCGAAAATCAACCGTTTTGCATAGTAGCGGTTGTGGGCGTATGCGCCCGGCTCATGGTGCAGATAGTTGTAGTTGTGCGCTGCACCGAAAGTACCTTCATCATGCCAAGTGGCGCCGGAGAAGTAGGGGTAGCTAGCACTGAAAGTCAGACCTTTGTCAAGCAGTTCTGCTTCAAGCAGAGCCAGTGCCTCGTGGTAACCCTCCGCCTCTTCTTCGAGGAAGGCAGCTGCGTCAGCTGCTGTGTGAGTGACGCCGTCAATAACCGTGTCTTCAGCAACCAGGGCGGCACCATGGGCACCACTATGGCAATCCACACAAACCGTTGACTTCAGACCGGTAATAACGCCCAAATCGTCTTTTTCGACCACTTCGAAGGTATGGCCCTCATCCGTGTCCATATGACAGGCTGCACAG
Protein-coding sequences here:
- a CDS encoding DsrE family protein, with amino-acid sequence MSRIIMCLLVLVCVTISTPALATQKVPNDHRALAGMTTGKAVFDVNISSAQSMLMFFNVIEKTVVTLKDQGVKPDFIITLRGAAVSIVSKDSEFNSEEDETALIKKISDLKQQGVYFEACNVAADLFAVDTADLFPGVVLVGNTFASLIGYQNQGYALIPLY
- a CDS encoding IS1380 family transposase; protein product: MKTECNTEQLEFHSFGRREIIGQFDGIKISSDGGGILLREVEKRTGILRRLSQCFTDYRNPEMITHSLESLISQRIMALALGYEDLNDHDVLRHDALLSVLSGKSNGKMGAGKSTLNRLELTPATGSSSSRYKKIVANSDAMDELLIDFFQKSFSEVPEEIVLDVDATDDLIHGTQQGRFYHGYYRSYCYLPLYIFCGEQLLCARLRTADQDGAAGTKEELERIVRRIRQSWPDVRIVVRGDSGFCRDEIMTWCEHEENRVDYVLGLAKNSRLKTLIEEEMEQAKQEHEQTEKAARVFKDFHYQTRNSWSRSRRVVGKAEYLSKGENPRFVVTTLSEEKADARSLYEDIYCACGDMENRIKEQQLALFADRTSCHEMRANQLRLYFSSFAYVLLQTLRRIGLKETELAKAQSETIRLKLLKIGTRIKISVRKIWLSFSESYPYADLLRQVLGNLQKIPIRC